In Leptospira kanakyensis, a genomic segment contains:
- a CDS encoding SRPBCC family protein has protein sequence MKSEKNEVKMERRGETEVVFTRYFSAPRELVFDCHTKPELMKRWLIGPEGMVLDTCKQDLKVGGKYLYLYADKDGNKSGVYGTFREVVVPEKLANTENYIFDMSTFDPNAPEDPNATFESRTFTSEGNRTLMTHLCRYASAEVCKMMVESGAADGMSECYLELDKLIAEMG, from the coding sequence ATGAAATCAGAGAAAAATGAAGTAAAGATGGAACGTCGAGGTGAAACAGAAGTTGTGTTTACAAGGTATTTTTCTGCACCAAGGGAATTGGTTTTTGATTGTCACACCAAACCTGAGTTAATGAAAAGATGGCTGATTGGTCCCGAAGGTATGGTTCTTGATACTTGCAAACAAGATCTAAAAGTAGGTGGTAAATATCTGTATCTCTATGCAGATAAAGACGGAAACAAATCTGGTGTGTACGGAACATTTCGAGAGGTTGTCGTTCCTGAAAAATTAGCCAATACAGAAAATTACATTTTTGACATGTCGACTTTTGATCCAAATGCTCCCGAAGATCCGAATGCTACTTTCGAATCGCGTACGTTTACCTCCGAAGGGAATCGGACACTCATGACACATCTTTGTCGATATGCTTCGGCGGAAGTGTGTAAGATGATGGTGGAATCCGGTGCTGCTGATGGTATGTCGGAATGTTATTTGGAGCTTGATAAGTTAATAGCTGAAATGGGTTAA
- a CDS encoding ArsR/SmtB family transcription factor, protein MQTLDATFSALADPTRRAILMRLAKGDLTVMELSKPFRMSQPAISKHLKVLEEAGLISTTVRAQERPRRLETAPLKTAIDWIEKYRQMWEKRYQVLDGLLEELQTIQTKGDKKK, encoded by the coding sequence ATGCAAACTCTTGATGCCACATTCTCTGCTCTTGCTGACCCCACCCGTCGGGCGATTCTTATGCGCCTTGCCAAAGGGGACTTAACCGTTATGGAACTTTCCAAACCCTTTCGGATGAGCCAACCCGCCATTTCCAAACACCTTAAAGTTTTGGAAGAGGCAGGCCTTATTTCCACTACTGTCCGAGCCCAAGAAAGGCCCCGTCGGTTGGAAACAGCACCACTCAAAACAGCAATCGATTGGATCGAAAAATACCGCCAGATGTGGGAAAAAAGATATCAGGTGTTAGATGGACTACTTGAAGAATTACAAACAATACAAACCAAAGGGGATAAGAAAAAATGA
- a CDS encoding DUF4180 domain-containing protein: MNIRKIRKNNIEIAVVDSEDTLITDPSTALDFFATIQYDSGCDRFVLKQSQLDSDFFDLKTGLAGNVLQKIVNYRMKLAIIGDFSIYASKSLSDFIYEMNSGRDVFFLNSEEEAINRLANS; encoded by the coding sequence ATGAACATTCGTAAAATTAGGAAAAACAATATTGAAATTGCAGTCGTCGATTCAGAGGATACGCTGATCACAGATCCATCCACGGCCCTGGACTTTTTTGCCACCATCCAATACGATTCGGGCTGTGACCGTTTTGTTTTGAAACAATCACAACTTGACTCGGACTTCTTCGATTTAAAAACAGGTCTTGCCGGAAACGTATTACAAAAAATTGTCAACTACCGGATGAAACTAGCAATCATCGGTGATTTTTCGATATATGCAAGCAAAAGCCTTAGTGATTTTATCTACGAAATGAATTCTGGGAGAGATGTTTTTTTTCTGAATTCAGAAGAGGAAGCAATCAACCGTTTAGCCAATAGTTAA